One stretch of Caloenas nicobarica isolate bCalNic1 chromosome 4, bCalNic1.hap1, whole genome shotgun sequence DNA includes these proteins:
- the TET2 gene encoding methylcytosine dioxygenase TET2 isoform X2, with amino-acid sequence MSARLRDAAEAEPSAVKLQNGSPATERPEVEVNGDHKQLFIKSNYGVPHLKGSPNNCVSPDLLHEKKVYSKYMQNGGIKRTFSEPSLYGLHESKKVKQDKEVNGEKAEPEDNNEKPSVSNCYSEKKPESFTGQENEALDLIQSTRYNSGGSENPRDFLIQDEQERENVHCHNRDIVLLLKNKTVPMPNGATVSASSMESMHGELLEKTLSQYYPEHVSIAMQKNTSHINAITSQATNELSYKTTHSSHTSGQITSPQTSNSELPQVPAVVVTEVYSAEDSSKPPVLPGSCSFQKPELQQQIPGYDPHRLPTVNSTVHGSTGQVPNPDLSLCSSSNLQAQSAALERFSEQAEKNGAFFTQNSTFHKDSSTPPAPEMNSALPVMVREGHHSFGNRCDETLPGEIKNEGQQQGPMSESPSLGQQQLHPQQRLPQQAQTSQQDVSESSPQAAVAALIQQHPEETPPASEPPLQNPQARGSEGELKQHYQHFPGQRESEIPPNKEKDQAKEPAQQAQHHSKTAWIELVSTQFRQGQPPQKPSEALLRSILQFQANTAERAYTKQYAGSPDALKGPSGQPQSQKIMQQEQIPPLYKSETSQLQPHPPADQQLPFQKHSPQPQLTKVDSLLKSQVQQQPLQQLHFQQRPEQQAEQPLGVPLKQQHLNPQPGENEQFLHSHILQQMLQKQAQQVQLPCSPQLTPNQQRALQMKNKDLPQTVSHSQSNDEQPLDRTSFSQLKAEECFQSGNKYMKSTAFPLHNPQLGLEQVQSINNKAPLYTQTANANLQHPCPNNVHSISEKKESAGNMERFGANKMQDLQHAQYFSKNLTAEQDVNHSFQEQEQQTQAASVIQLPPLQQTPCYGGSLNQDLSSQQATQIPQRYLPHSQQTAPHSQDQRGCHLQSQTPKDFQKHAALRWHLLQKQEQQAYQQPKTEIGPSAARKPIKIEAGTKSNVCMRLSAGQLENKMWKKPIKQENQHFGCANMQQKSIIETMEQQLKQIQVKSLFDHKTFTIKSPKHVKVETAGPITILSRNTGAADFDTQTSTVDQQANLSAEKTPTKRTAGTVLNNFLDSPSKLLDTPVKNLLDTPAKTQYDFPSCSCVEQIIEKDEGPFYTHLGAGPNVAAIREIMEERFGQKGKAIRIERVVYTGKEGKSSQGCPIAKWVVRRSSQEEKLLCLVRERAGHTCETAVIVILILVWEGIPTSLADKLYTELTDTLRKYGTLTNRRCALNEERTCACQGLDPETCGASFSFGCSWSMYYNGCKFARSKIPRKFKLMGDDPKEEEKLESNLQNLSTLMAPTYKKLAPDAYNNQIEYEHRAPECRLGLKEGRPFSGVTACLDFCAHAHRDLHNMQNGSTLVCTLTREDNREIGQTPEDEQLHVLPLYKVSDVDEFGSTEGQEEKKRNGSIQVLTSFRRKVRMLAEPAKTCRQRKLEAKKAAAEKLSSLENGSSKAEREKPAAARNKQGNSEAAGHAKQLADLLRLSGPATQQQQQQHPQRTLPNNPQSNPMNSYSGSGSANLYVRLPNPATAYPSSSYTSDPYGGSSPMNLYTTSSQPAGSYLNSSSPMNPYSGSLSQNNQYPPYQCNGNVSVDSCPSYLGSYPSQHQHVDLYSCQSQDPMSKLSLPPIQTLYQHRFGNNQSFGPKYLNYGNQNMQVDSFSNCTIRPNVHHVGSFSSYSTHEADGHFMEVASRLKSNLSNPSMDYASVSKASEHHQVQPPPHLTHDYHSVPSMFSGPPNSLHLQNKESEMISHGVNGLSNMLPGQNHDRTTPQGGLDKTDVLNPERAEDPDEVWSDSEQSFLDPEIGGVAVAPSHGSILIECAKRELHATTPLKNPNRNHPTRISLVFYQHKSMNEPKHGLALWEAKMAEKAREKEEECEKYGPDYVPQKSHGKKAKREPAEPHEPSEPTYVRFIKSLAQRTLSVTTDSTVTTSPYAFTRVTGPYNRYI; translated from the exons GCAGAGCCTTCTGCGGTGAAGCTACAGAATGGAAGTCCAGCAACAGAGAGGCCTGAAGTTGAAGTCAATGGAGACCACAAGCAGCTATTCATTAAAAGCAACTATGGAGTGCCCCACCTGAAGGGAAGCCCAAACAACTGTGTTAGCCCCGACCTTTTACATGAAAAGAAAGTATATTCCAAATATATGCAAAATGGTGGGATAAAACGCACTTTTAGTGAGCCCTCTCTGTATGGACTTCACGAGAGCAAGAAAGTGAAACAAGACAAAGAggtaaatggagaaaaagctgAGCCAGAGGATAATAATGAAAAACCAAGCGTCTCCAATTGTTATAGTGAGAAGAAACCCGAGAGTTTTACAGGACAAGAAAATGAAGCTTTGGATTTGATACAGTCTACAAGATACAACAGTGGTGGTTCAGAAAACCCTCGTGACTTCCTGATCCAGGATGAGCAGGAGCGGGAAAACGTTCATTGCCACAACAGGGACATTGTCTTACTACTTAAGAACAAGACGGTGCCAATGCCTAATGGTGCTACAGTTTCTGCCTCTTCCATGGAAAGCATGCATGGTGAACTCCTGGAGAAAACACTGTCTCAATATTATCCAGAACATGTTTCCATAGCAATGCAGAAGAACACATCTCATATCAATGCCATTACCAGTCAGGCTACTAATGAGTTGTCCTACAAGACAACACATTCATCCCATACCTCAGGGCAGATCACTTCCCCACAGACCTCAAACTCTGAGCTGCCTCAAGTGCCAGCTGTAGTGGTTACTGAGGTCTACAGTGCAGAAGACTCCAGTAAACCACCTGTATTGCCAGGTAGCTGTTCGTTTCAGAAACCAGAGCTACAGCAACAGATTCCAGGCTATGATCCACACCGGTTACCCACAGTGAACAGTACTGTTCATGGAAGTACAGGGCAGGTTCCCAACCCAGACCTCTCTCTATGTTCCAGCAGTAACCTGCAAGCTCAGAGTGCCGCTCTGGAAAGGTTTTCtgagcaagcagaaaaaaatggtgcTTTCTTTACACAGAACTCAACGTTTCACAAAGATTCCTCTACCCCTCCTGCTCCGGAAATGAACAGTGCACTGCCCGTCATGGTGCGAGAAGGACACCATTCCTTTGGCAACAGATGTGATGAAACTCTTCCTGGGGAGATAAAGAATGAAGGGCAACAGCAGGGACCAATGTCAGAAAGTCCCAGCCTTGGCCAACAACAACTTCACCCTCAGCAGAGACTTCCGCAGCAGGCGCAAACGTCGCAACAAGATGTCAGTGAAAGCAGCCCGCAAGCTGCTGTGGCCGCCTTGATTCAGCAGCACCCAGAAGAAACGCCGCCGGCATCAGAGCCTCCGCTCCAAAACCCGCAAGCGCGCGGAAGTGAGGGTGAGTTGAAGCAACACTATCAGCATTTCCCAGGACAGAGAGAATCTGAGATTCCTCCCAACAAAGAAAAGGACCAAGCGAAAGAGCCTGCGCAACAGGCTCAACATCATTCAAAAACAGCCTGGATAGAACTGGTTTCCACCCAGTTCCGCCAGGGACAGCCTCCCCAAAAGCCCAGCGAAGCATTATTGCGATCAATTCTTCAGTTCCAAGCAAACACAGCCGAAAGAGCCTATACAAAACAGTATGCTGGAAGTCCTGATGCATTAAAGGGGCCTTCAGGGCAGCCCCAGAGCCAGAAGATAATGCAACAGGAACAAATTCCTCCACTGTACAAAAGCGAGACCTCCCAGCTGCAGCCGCATCCCCCAGCTGACCAGCAGCTGCCGTTCCAGAAGCACTCACCGCAGCCACAGCTCACAAAGGTGGATTCCCTGCTCAAGTCCCAAGTGCAGCAACAGCCTCTGCAACAGCTCCATTTCCAGCAAAGACCAGAACAACAAGCCGAACAGCCTTTAGGGGTCCCGTTGAAACAGCAGCACTTGAATCCCCAGCCAGGGGAAAACGAGCAATTCTTGCATTCACACATTTTGCAACAAATGCTTCAAAAACAGGCACAGCAGGTACAACTGCCGTGCAGTCCGCAGCTAACCCCAAACCAGCAACGGGCTctgcagatgaaaaataaagacctGCCTCAAACCGTTTCCCACTCCCAAAGCAATGATGAGCAGCCGCTAGACAGGACATCCTTCAGTCAGCTTAAAGCAGAGGAGTGTTTTCAAAGTGGGAATAAGTACATGAAATCAACTGCGTTCCCGCTGCATAACCCTCAGCTAGGCCTAGAGCAGGTACAGAGCATAAACAACAAAGCTCCCCTTTACACTCAGACAGCAAACGCTAatctgcagcatccctgcccaaaCAACGTACACTCGatttctgagaagaaagaaagcGCCGGGAATATGGAACGCTTTGGAGCCAACAAAATGCAGGACTTGCAACACGcgcagtatttttcaaaaaacttGACTGCAGAGCAAGATGTGAATCACTCTTTTCAAGAACAAGAGCAGCAGACACAAGCAGCTTCAGTTATACAGCTACCACCACTCCAGCAAACGCCATGCTACGGTGGTAGCCTGAACCAAGATCTCTCGAGCCAACAAGCTACACAGATTCCTCAGCGGTACTTACCACACAGCCAGCAAACTGCCCCACACTCCCAAGACCAGAGAGGCTGTCATTTGCAGTCCCAGACCCCtaaggattttcaaaagcacgCTGCTCTAAGGTGGCATCTCCTGCAAAAACAGGAGCAACAAGCATACCAGCAACCCAAAACAGAGATTGGTCCCAGTGCAGCACGCAAGCCCATAAAAATTGAGGCTGGCACAAAGTCTAATGTCTGCATGCGTCTATCGGCTGgacaactggaaaacaaaatgtggaaaaaaccaATTAAACAAGAGAATCAGCACTTTGGCTGTGCGAACATGCAACAAAAGAGCATCATCGAGACAATGGAACAGCAGCTAAAACAGATACAGGTCAAATCACTGTTTGATCATAAGACTTTTACTATCAAATCACCTAAACATGTGAAGGTTGAAACAGCAGGCCCTATTACCATCCTATCAAGAAATACTGGTGCTGCAGATTTTGACACTCAGACCTCAACTGTAGATCAGCAAGCAAACTTATCTGCTGAGAAAACCCCGACCAAAAGAACAGCTGGAACTGTTCTCAATAATTTTTTAGACTCACCTTCCAAGTTATTGGATACTCCTGTAAAAAATTTATTGGACACACCTGCCAAAACCCAGTATGATTTTCCATCTTGCAGCTGTGTTG agcAAATTATTGAAAAAGATGAAGGTCCTTTCTATACCCATCTAGGAGCCGGTCCTAATGTGGCAGCTATTAGAGAAATCATGGAAGAAAG attTGGACAGAAGGGTAAAGCTATAAGGATTGAGAGGGTTGTCTACACTGGGAAAGAAGGCAAAAGTTCTCAAGGATGTCCAATTGCTAAATGG GTAGTCCGCAGAAGCAGTCAGGAGGAAAAGCTACTCTGCTTGGTGCGCGAGCGAGCGGGCCACACGTGTGAGACGGCCGTGATCGTGATTCTCATCCTGGTCTGGGAGGGCATCCCAACAAGCTTGGCAGACAAGCTCTACACCGAACTCACCGACACCCTGAGGAAGTACGGCACACTCACGAACCGGCGGTGTGCCCTCAATGAAGA aCGGACTTGCGCATGTCAAGGGCTGGACCCTGAAACTTGTGgtgcttcattttcctttggttGCTCCTGGAGCATGTACTACAATGGTTGTAAGTTTGCCAGAAGCAAGATTCCAAGAAAGTTTAAGCTGATGGGGGATGACCCAAAAGAG gaagaaaaactagAATCCAATTTGCAGAACCTGTCAACCCTGATGGCACCCACCTACAAGAAGCTTGCACCTGATGCATATAACAACCAG ATTGAGTATGAACACAGAGCGCCCGAGTGTCGCCTGGGTTTAAAAGAAGGTCGCCCATTCTCAGGGGTCACTGCTTGCCTGGATTTTTGCGCTCATGCTCACAGAGACTTGCACAATATGCAGAACGGGAGTACACTG GTTTGCACACTAACTAGAGAAGACAATCGTGAAATTGGCCAAACACCAGAAGACGAGCAGCTCCACGTGCTCCCGTTGTACAAAGTCTCTGATGTGGATGAGTTCGGAAGCACTGAAGgccaggaggagaagaagaggaacgGCAGCATCCAGGTCCTTACCTCCTTTCGCCGGAAAGTAAGAATGTTAGCAGAGCCCGCTAAGACGTGTCGGCAAAGGAAGctggaagcaaagaaggcagCTGCGGAAAAGCTTTCCTCCCTGGAGAATGGGTCTAGCAAAGCTGAAAGAGAGAAGCCTGCTGCAGCACGCAACAAGCAAGGCAATTCGGAGGCGGCAGGTCATGCAAAGCAGCTAGCAG ATCTTTTGCGCCTTTCAGGACCAgccacacaacaacaacagcagcaacaccCACAGCGCACTCTCCCCAACAACCCTCAGTCAAATCCTATGAACTCTTACTCGGGTTCAGGTTCTGCAAATCTCTATGTAAGGTTGCCTAATCCAGCCACTGCTTATCCAAGCTCTTCATACACTTCAGATCCCTATGGAGGGTCCAGTCCCATGAACCTCTACACAACCTCATCACAGCCTGCGGGGTCTTATTTGAATTCTTCCAGTCCCATGAACCCTTATTCAGGATCATTAAGTCAAAATAACCAATATCCACCCTACCAATGCAATGGAAACGTATCTGTGGACAGCTGCCCCTCTTACTTGGGCTCCTACCCTTCCCAGCATCAGCACGTGGACTTGTATAGTTGCCAGAGCCAAGACCCTATGTCTAAGCTAAGTCTACCACCCATTCAAACGTTATACCAGCATAGGTTTGGGAATAACCAGAGCTTTGGTCCCAAGTACTTGAATTATGGAAACCAAAATATGCAGGTAGACTCCTTCAGTAATTGCACCATCAGACCAAATGTACACCACGTAGGGTCTTTTTCCTCTTACTCCACCCATGAGGCTGATGGCCATTTTATGGAGGTCGCCTCAAGGTTAAAATCCAATCTGAGCAATCCGAGCATGGACTATGCCTCCGTGAGTAAAGCCAGTGAACACCATCAAGTGCAACCCCCTCCACATTTAACACACGACTACCATTCTGTTCCAAGCATGTTTAGTGGTCCTCCTAATTCACTGCATCTCCAAAATAAGGAGAGTGAAATGATTTCACATGGAGTTAATGGTTTGTCTAACATGCTTCCAGGTCAAAACCACGATAGGACTACTCCCCAGGGTGGTTTAGATAAAACCGATGTGCTGAATCCAGAAAGAGCAGAGGATCCCGATGAAGTGTGGTCAGATAGTGAGCAGAGCTTTCTGGACCCAGAAATTGGAGGAGTGGCAGTTGCTCCATCTCACGGGTCAATTCTCATAGAGTGTGCAAAACGTGAGCTCCACGCAACAACTCCCTTAAAAAATCCCAACAGGAACCATCCCACCAGAATATCCCTTGTCTTTTACCAGCACAAGAGTATGAATGAGCCAAAACACGGCTTGGCTCTGTGGGAGGCAAAGATGGCTGAGAAGgcgagagagaaagaagaggaatgCGAGAAGTACGGTCCGGACTACGTGCCTCAGAAATCTCATGGCAAAAAAGCCAAGCGGGAGCCTGCGGAGCCACACGAGCCCTCGGAGCCAACGTACGTGCGCTTCATCAAGTCTCTTGCACAAAGGACGCTGTCGGTCACCACAGACTCCACAGTAACTACATCTCCATATGCCTTTACACGGGTTACAGGGCCTTACAACCGATATATCTAA